The Lolium rigidum isolate FL_2022 chromosome 2, APGP_CSIRO_Lrig_0.1, whole genome shotgun sequence genomic interval CGATGGCCGTGTCGTGAAGCCTATCCAGCGTCGCGTTAGCCTCCTTGACGATCTTCTCGTGGCCGTCGAGGTCGAAGCCGACTAGCCACGGGAGGTAGTCGCTGACGCAGAACGAGAATAGGCCCGCAATGACGGCGAAGGAGGCGTCAATCTGGTCCCGCTCCATCCGCCCCGGCCCGCCGTCAGGCTGTGGCTCTCCCAAGTACCGGCTACCAAAGAGGAGCCGACGGATGACGTTGCCGGTGAAATGCCGCGCGACGTGCCTGACGtccacggcggcgccgccgccagcgaTTTTGTTGTAGAGGTAGCGTGTGAAATGGTCGGCCTCGTCGGCGCGCTTGTCGTGGAGCCACCTGTGGCGGGACGGGGAGACGACCTCTGAGACAAGCATTCTGCGCATCTTCCTCCACTGGTCGCCCACGGGCGAGAGCACGGCCTCCTTGTACCCGCCGCCGGCGGCACTGGAGGCGAAGGTGAGCGGACGGGACGCGAAGTTGGCGTCCTGCTTCTTAAACACCTCCATGGCTATCTTAGGGCAGGTGACCGAGATGACGTGGACGCGGCCGAACCGGAAGCAGGCGATATCAGTGCCCATCTCCTTCATCACGAGGTGGATCCACCTGAACACGGCCGGCTTATTCAGTATCATCTCGGGCAGGTTGCCCACCACCGGCCACGGCTGAGGCCCGGGTGGGAGCGGCGCCGCCGACGACGAGCATCGGCTCTTTGGCCTAAACCTCTGGACGAGGTAGTATGTGATCGTTGTTAGTACGACGAGCAGCACTAACAGCGAGGAGGAGGCTCCCTGCAGCattgtgtagcttggcttgcgaTTGCTTGATGCTGTCTGCGCAAGCTCGAGGCCCCTATTTATGTACATTCTGAACCTACCTATATCGACATGAAATGATTGAGCGTGTATCGCATGTCGAGCTGAACCACTTGCGGGAAAATAAAGCCACCACGTTAGTCCACACATCTTCGCCATTCAACGAGTACGAATGGGTACTAATGATTACGGCCGAGATCTAATTAGTAAGACAAACAAAGTACTTCGATTTGAC includes:
- the LOC124689323 gene encoding tyrosine N-monooxygenase-like, which produces MYINRGLELAQTASSNRKPSYTMLQGASSSLLVLLVVLTTITYYLVQRFRPKSRCSSSAAPLPPGPQPWPVVGNLPEMILNKPAVFRWIHLVMKEMGTDIACFRFGRVHVISVTCPKIAMEVFKKQDANFASRPLTFASSAAGGGYKEAVLSPVGDQWRKMRRMLVSEVVSPSRHRWLHDKRADEADHFTRYLYNKIAGGGAAVDVRHVARHFTGNVIRRLLFGSRYLGEPQPDGGPGRMERDQIDASFAVIAGLFSFCVSDYLPWLVGFDLDGHEKIVKEANATLDRLHDTAIDERWRQWKTGEKEEVEDLLDVLVTHKDGDGNPLLTIEEVKAQTKIIILAAVDNPSNAVEWALAEMVNNPELLRIAVEEMDRVVGRERLVQETDIPRLNYAKACIREAFRRHPVDPFNLPHVALADTTVAGYRVPKGSHVLISRVGLGRNPTVWDEPHLFKPERHLEDGVEVVLTESEMRFISFGIGRRGCVATSLGTAMTVMLFARLLQGFTWSKPSEVTSIDLSESKNNLYMAKPLVLHAEPRLPVHLYNLHPYKNIHHQPS